A window of the Gossypium hirsutum isolate 1008001.06 chromosome A03, Gossypium_hirsutum_v2.1, whole genome shotgun sequence genome harbors these coding sequences:
- the LOC107886013 gene encoding probable protein phosphatase 2C 4: protein MGNGFGKLSVCFTGGGGYGGGEEARRRKEISMLLSDPLDEGLGHSFCYVRPDPTRLSSSKVHSEESTTTFRTISGASVSANTYTPLSTALVDPYVSYSNGCFDRAAAFESTTSFSSIPLQPIPKSLINSSGPMSGSLVSGSGPLERGFMSGPIERGFMSGPLDNVNNNYSRGLFSGPLEKGFSDQFQRSFSHGALAFKPRSRKGSLIRILQRAISKTVSRGQNSIVAPIKGVVSIKEPEWIIGSEKNPIPHHNENLTVSSLNLSSEGSLDDEESMESQNLQWAQGKAGEDRVHVVVSEEHEWVFVGIYDGFNGPDAPDYLLSNLYSNVHKELKGLLWDDGFEQAPATSPEDEKQSNELESAKGCSYDACSRCLEQEDANFDSNSISKSKKGKNSKSKKYKGAAMNRWEENQRRWKCEWDRERLELDRKLKEQLSRNKSGGSRSMAINHGDVLKALSQALMKTEESYLDIADKMLMENPELALMGSCVLVMLMKGEDVYVMNVGDSRAVLAQKTEPDYWLGKARQDLERINEETLHDLEGFDGNRSNVIPDLTAFQLSVDHSTSIEEEVQRIIDEHPDDAYALMNDRVKGSLKVTRAFGAGFLKQPKWNDALLEMFRIDYKGTSPYITCVPSLHHHKLGPKDRFLILSSDGLYQYLTNEEAVFEVEHFITLQPEGDPAQHLVEEVLFRAAKKAGMDFHELLEIPQGDRRRYHDDVSIIVISLEGRIWRSCV, encoded by the exons ATGGGTAACGGTTTCGGCAAGTTAAGCGTGTGTTTCACCGGCGGCGGCGGATATGGCGGTGGGGAAGAAGCTCGACGTCGGAAGGAAATCTCCATGTTGCTATCGGATCCCCTCGACGAAGGCCTTGGCCACTCCTTTTGCTACGTCAGACCCGACCCAACCCGACTCTCTTCGTCCAAGGTCCATTCCGAGGAATCCACCACGACTTTCCGTACGATCTCCGGCGCCTCCGTCAGCGCCAACACGTACACGCCGCTCTCGACGGCGCTGGTGGACCCGTACGTCAGCTACAGCAACGGCTGCTTCGATAGGGCGGCGGCTTTCGAGAGCACCACATCGTTTTCCTCGATCCCGCTGCAGCCGATCCCTAAGAGCTTGATAAATTCTTCCGGTCCCATGTCCGGTAGCCTAGTTTCAGGTTCGGGTCCCTTGGAAAGAGGGTTTATGTCGGGTCCGATCGAGAGAGGGTTCATGTCGGGTCCCCTCGATAATGTTAATAACAATTACAGTCGTGGGTTATTTTCGGGTCCACTCGAAAAAGGCTTCTCCGATCAGTTTCAAAGAAGCTTTTCCCATGGCGCTTTAGCTTTTAAACCCAGATCGAGAAAAGGGTCTTTAATTCGGATCCTCCAAAGAGCAATCTCGAAAACCGTTTCTCGCGGCCAAAACTCTATCGTTGCTCCGATTAAAGGTGTCGTTTCAATTAAAGAACCCGAATGGATAATCGGGTCCGAAAAGAACCCGATTCCCCATCACAACGAGAATTTAACCGTCAGCAGCTTGAATCTGAGCAGCGAAGGTAGCTTAGACGACGAGGAGTCAATGGAAAGTCAAAATCTTCAATGGGCACAGGGGAAAGCCGGCGAAGATCGGGTACATGTCGTTGTTTCGGAGGAACATGAGTGGGTTTTCGTTGGGATTTATGATGGATTCAACGGCCCTGATGCTCCTGATTATTTGTTATCAAATCTTTACTCCAATGTTCATAAAGAACTCAAGGGTTTATTGTGGGATGATGGATTCGAACAAGCCCCTGCAACTTCCCCTGAAGATGAAAAACAGAGCAATGAACTAGAATCAGCTAAGGGTTGTTCATATGATGCTTGTTCCCGATGTTTAGAGCAAGAAGATGCCAATTTTGATTCGAATTCAATCTCGAAATCAAAGAAAGGAAAGAACTCGAAGTCAAAAAAGTACAAAGGCGCAGCGATGAATAGGTGGGAAGAGAATCAAAGGAGGTGGAAGTGTGAATGGGACAGGGAAAGATTAGAACTTGATAGGAAGTTAAAGGAACAGCTTAGTCGAAACAAGTCGGGCGGATCAAGATCGATGGCGATAAACCACGGGGACGTATTGAAAGCTTTGTCTCAGGCTTTGATGAAAACAGAGGAGTCTTATTTGGATATAGCAGATAAGATGCTGATGGAGAACCCAGAGCTGGCTTTGATGGGGTCTTGTGTGCTTGTTATGTTGATGAAAGGTGAGGAcgtttatgtgatgaatgttgGGGATAGTAGGGCAGTTTTGGCTCAAAAAACTGAGCCTGATTATTGGTTAGGCAAAGCTAGACAAGATTTGGAGAGGATCAATGAAGAAACATTGCATGATCTTGAAGGTTTTGATGGTAATAGATCTAATGTAATCCCTGATTTAACTGCATTTCAGCTTAGTGTGGATCATAGCACCAGTATTGAAGAG GAAGTTCAAAGAATAATTGATGAACATCCGGACGATGCGTATGCATTGATGAACGACCGAGTTAAAGGTTCTTTGAAGGTCACTCGAGCTTTCGGGGCTGGTTTCCTCAAGCAG CCTAAATggaatgatgcattgctagagaTGTTTAGAATTGATTACAAAGGAACTTCTCCATATATCACTTGTGTTCCATCTCTCCACCACCACAAATTAGGTCCCAAAGACAGATTTTTGATACTTTCTTCTGACGGCCTCTATCAATACTTAACGAACGAGGAAGCCGTCTTCGAGGTCGAACATTTCATCACCCTGCAACCCGAAGGTGATCCCGCACAGCATCTTGTTGAGGAAGTGCTGTTCCGTGCAGCCAAGAAAGCCG GTATGGACTTTCATGAGTTACTCGAAATACCACAAGGGGATCGACGGCGGTACCATGACGACGTTTCCATCATAGTTATTTCATTAGAAGGAAGAATATGGAGATCTTGTGTATAA